GCGACTGCTGCAGGTCGATGATGTAAATGCCGGAACGCTCTGTGAAGATGAAGCGCTTCATCTTGGGGTTCCAGCGGCGGGTCTGATGCCCGAAGTGCACGCCGCTGTCGAGCAGCTGGCGGATCGTTACGACGGCCATGGCCGTGTCTCCTTCTCTGGCGCCGTGTGGCGCCTCTTTCGGTTGGTAACGCGATCGAATGATCGCTTGTCCTGGTGCCCGGCACACATCCGCGACGCTCACAGAGCGAAGACCGTTGGATGAGGAGGCCGATTGGGCACGCGTAGTCACCTCGACATGCGAGATGCTCCCGACATCCTAGCACCTGCATGCTGCGACATCGCCGTCCACAGGTCGCAGACGACGCCCGCCATTCACAGCTTCGTCTCTGCGGACTCCAGCCGGGCGTCTGGTCGCGACAATCTCACTATGAGCACTCCCCGTCACCCTGGTCGAACACGAGCGGCTCTTGCCGTCGGCGCGATCCTCCTTGCGCTCGTCACCGCACTCATCGATGCGCCGGCCGCTGCGAGCCCGTCGCGGGCAGCTTCTCCCTCGAATACGGAGTGGCGGTGGCCCCTCGACGACGACCGCACGATTACCCGCGCGTTCGAGGCACCCGCGGCACCCTGGGGAAGCGGGCATCGGGGCATCGATGCGGCGGCGAGCGCGGGTCAGCAGGTTCGCGCCCCTGCCGATGGGGTCGTCTTTTTCGCGGGAATCGTCGTTGACCGCCCTGTCATCACCGTCGCCCATTCGGGCGACGTGCTCAGCAGCTTCGAGGCGGTTCGCGCCTCTGTCGAAGAAGGAGAAAGCGTCGAGCGGGGGCAGATAATCGGAACCGTCTCTGTGGGCCCCCACTGCGACGCGGACTGTCTGCACATCGGCGTCCGCGTGCACGGAGAATACGTCAATCCCCTCATCTACTTCGGCGGCATCGAACGTGCCGTGCTGCTTCCGCTTGCTCGCTCCGTCACGCTCGCGGATGTGCCTGCCGATAGCTTTCCCTGAGTCGATCCGCGGATACGTGCGTGTAGATCTGGGTCGTCCCGAGACTCGAGTGACCGAGGAGCTCTTGCACGGCTCGCAGATCGGCGCCACCGTCGAGGAGATGTGTCGCTGCGGTGTGCCGAAGCGTGTGGGGACCCACGCCGCTCGCAGCAGGGACCCGCGACAGGATGCGCGAAATCACGGCATACGCCGACCGGGTGCTGAGCCGAGACCCCCGCGCACCGAGAAAGACGGCGGAGGAAGCGTCAGTCGTCACGGTGCCCCCTCGTCGGAGCAGTTCACCGCGAGCATCGCGCAGATAGTCGACGAGCGACGACTGCGCAGGAACGCCGAAGGGAACCACGCGTTGTTTCGATCCCTTACCAGTCACTCGGGCGGTCAGACGATCGAGATCGACATCGTCGACGTCGAGGCCACACAGCTCGGATACTCGCAGTCCCGCCGCATACAGCAGCTCGACGATGGCGCGGTCCCTCACCTCGATAGGACCGCCTTCCGCTGCGGCGACCCCCAGCTCGTCGAGCATGTTCGCCATGGAGTCTCGGGGAACTACAGCGGGAAGGTGACGCCCGGTCTTCGGTGAGCGCAAGCGCGCCGCCGTGTCCGTATCGGTTGCACCTTCCCGCCACATCCACGCGGACCAGCTTCGCAGCGTCGCCGAGCGTCGCGCGATCGTCGACTGGGCAAGTCCGTCATTCGACATCTTCCAGAGCCAGTCGCGATAGTGGTCCAGGTCAAGCTGGCGGGTGTCGGTTATGTCACGCTCTGATGCCCATGTCGCGAACTCGCTGAGATCTGATGCGTAGGCTCGCGCGGTCTGCGGCGAGAAGTTGCGTTCGATGCGTACGTGTTCGAGGAATTCCGATCGAGCCGCGACGATGTCCATGGCCTCAGTCTCGCGTTGGCAGGGACGGTTGCGATGACGGCACACCGCCTCGTCGCGAGTACGAGATCGCTCGTGCTCGCTCAGGACATGATCCAGCCATTCGGGGTATGCCTCGCATCGCCGAGCACATCGAGCTCTCCGAGGCACGCGCGCACGGAGTCATGGTCGAGACCGCTTCTGGCGGCGATATCGTCGATGGTGCGTGGACGACGAGAGCTCATAGCGTCGAGGACCCTCGTCTCCGTCGCGCTCCGAAGCGGCTGCAGCAGCTCAGCATCTCCCCCGACGCCAGCGAGCTCAGCGACCTCGTCCGCAGTCGTGACGCAGATGGCGTCATGTTCCCGCAGTAGCCGGTGACACCCGGCCGAGGTCGGGCTCGTCACGGGACCGGGAACCGCAGCGAGCGGTCGGCCGAGTGTTGCGGCGTGCGCAGCCGTGTTGAGCGACCCGCTGCGCCAGCCCGCCTCGACGACGACGGTCGCCGACGCCAGCGCGCTGATGAGCCTATTGCGCTGAAGGAATCTCCATTTCGTCGGCGTCGCACCGCACGGGACCTCACTGACGACGGCTCCGTCTGCCGCGATGCGCTCGATGAGCTCGCTGTGACCTCTCGGGTAGGGACGATCGACTCCCCCTGCCAGCAGCGCGACCGTCGCGCCACGCGAGGCGAGCGCGGCCCGGTGCGCATGACCGTCGATTCCGTATGCTGCTCCGGAAACGATGCCGATGCCACGAGCCGCGAGGCCGGAGGCGATCTCAACAGTGACGTGCTCTCCGTACCCCGTCGAATTGCGAGATCCCACGATGGCCACGGAAGGGTCGGGAAGCACATCGAGCTGCCCACGCACCCAGAGCCCAAGAGGTGCATGCTCGCCAAGATCGTCGATCGACGCCGGCCACTCTGCGTCGCCTGGGATGAGGAACCGTGCACCGCAGCGGTCGGCCGCGCGGCGCGCGGAATCGTTGTGGGCAGATCCGGTGCGACCTTCCCACCGTTGCAGCCCGGTGCTGATGAGATCGACGAGATTCGTGATCTCACCGGCACCGGCACCGGTCGTGGCGAGCAGCGCCTCGGCGATTTCCGCAGCAGTCGCTCCCGCCGAGACGAGATCGAGTGCACGAGAAGCGCCCAGAGTACTGACTAACGCATGTGCTGTGCTGTCACCGGGCTCGACGATGCCTGCCCACCACTCACGAGCACTCCGTTCCGCGTCGGTCGAACCGACGTCGCCGGAGACGTCCCGTTCTCTCGCGTCGTGATCATGCTGCGAACTCACGTTGTCATTCCCTTCCTCAGATACAGCGCCTTCCCGACGTGTTCCGCCGTCGGATGCGGTGAACCGGCAAGATCGCACACCGTCCATGCGACTCGGAGGACCCTGTCGTATCCGCGCATCGTGAGTGAGCCGCGCTCAAGCGCTCGATCGATCGTCGCCGTCGCGTGGCGCGACAGCGCGCCCTCCCCACGAAGCCAGGCACCGGTCACCTCGGCGTTTCGAGTCCACGGCGTCGCACGCAAGCGGTCTGCGGCCTTCGCTCGAGCCTCAGAAACGCGCACACGTGCCTCAGACGACCGGGGACGCGAGGCCGACGAGGCTTCGGCCACCCGCAGGTGCGCTGCAGACACCCGAGGCACGTTCAGGTGGTTGTCGACACGATCGCGCAGCGGTCCGGAGAGCCGGCCGAGATACCGTCGGATCGCAGCGGGTGGACACGTGCACGTTCCCTCTGCGGAGCCGTACAGCCCGCACGGGCACGGATTCGCTGCAATCACCAGCTGAAATCGCCCGGGGAACTGCGCGACAGCGTTCGCCCGATGAATGGTGATCACGCCGCTTTCGAGTGGCTGCCGCAGCGCGTCGAGGACCGTGCGTTGAAACTCCGGTGCCTCGTCGAGAAACAAGACACCATTGACCGCTCGTGCTGCGGCTCCGGGGCGAATGGTGCCGCTGCCACCACCGATGATCGACGCGGTCGTCGCTGTGTGGTGCGGAGATTCGTAGCTCGGGCGAACGCGAAGCTGCGAGCCAATCGCCTCCCCGGCGAGAGATCGAACGCTCGCCGCCTCGAGCGCCTCGTCGACCGTCAGATCCGGGAGGATGCCAGGCAATCGTTCGGCGATCATCGTCTTTCCCGCTCCGGGAGGGCCAAGCATCATCAGATGATGCCCGCCCGCTGCTGCGGTCACGAGAGCGTCAACAGCCTCAGCTTGTCCGATGACATCGCCGATATCGAGGTTGTCTGTCGGCGCAGCGGGCTGGGCGGCGCCCTCGATGGGCTCGACAACGTGGGCGTCGAGGTCCGCGCCGTGATAGATCGCGGCGTCACGAAGAGAAGCGACGGGCACAATCGTCGCGCCAGGCACGAGGCGAGCCTCGTCGGCGTTCGCCGTCGGCACCATGACGACGGGTCTCCCCTCGCGGACGGCCGAGCGCACGGCGGGAAGGACTCCAGCGGTCGGCCGCAGCCGTCCGTCGAGCCCGAGCTCGCCGATGTGTACAACGCGCTCGACGGAATCCCGGTCGATCGTCGCATCCGCGGCGAGGCAGGCGAGTGCGATCGCGAGATCGAACGCCGCTCCGTGCTTCGGCAGGCTCGCCGGCGACAGATTCACGGTGATGTGGTGCGGCGCAAGGCGGCATCCGGAATTGCTTGCTGCTTGCCTGACCCGGCCCTCGGCTTCGCGCACAGAACGATCGCCGAGACCAATGAGAACGAAGGCCGGCAGCTGTGCCGAGATGTCTGCCTCGACTTCGATGAGCGTGCCGTCGAGTCCGATCAGCGCGATCGCCCACGTGCGTGCGACCGCCATCAGCACACCCGCTCGAGATGCTCGATGGTCGGCACACCGTCGCGAGGCCAGAGCACGGCGATGGCGTCGATGCGCATGCGCCGCGGCACGGACTGCGCGCCAGCCGCCCACTGGCCCGCGAGACGCCGGAGACGACTCGCCTTCTCACGGGTGATTGCCTCGAAGGGGTGGCCGAAACCGACCCCCGAGCGCGTCTTCACCTCAATGAAGACGACCGTGTCACCCTGCAGGGCGACGATGTCGATCTCGCCGAGGCGATGCCGCCAGTTGCGCTCGAGAATCTCGTATCCGGACTGCTCCAAGTAGGTGCAGGCCGCGGCTTCTCCCCGTGCGCCGAATTCGATGGTGGTCGCTCGCATGCGACCATCGTGGCGTTCACACCCATCGGGCGCGACGACGCATCACTCGATTGTGTGCGCCGGGCGTCAGTCGACGCGTTGTGGACGACAAGTCGCGAGCTGCATCATGCCGGCGACGTCGTCGCACAGCATCCTGATTCGCCTACTCGTCGAGAGCGAGATCTTTCGGGAGCTCGAACTCCCTGCTCTGCAGCTCCTCGATGTTGACGTCTTTGAACGTCAGGACGCGCACCGACTTCACGAAACGATCCGAGCGGTAGATGTCCCACACCCAGACGTCCCGCATCGTGATCTCGAAGTAGAAGTCGTGCTCCGTGTCGCGGCGCACAAGCTCGACTTCGTTTGCGAGATAGAAGCGTCGCTCGGTCTCGATGACGTAGCCGAATTGACCGACGACGTCCCGGTACTCGCGAAAGAGGGCCAGCTCGACCTCGCGGTCGTAGTCCTCGAAATCCTCGTCATCCATTGTGCTCTCATCCTACGCGGTCTTCAGCCACGTCAGGCGGTGCGCAGATGCCGGCCCGCTCAGCCGAATCGCCTCCATGTGCTCAACGGACCCGTACCCCTTGTTCGACCGCCAGCCATACGCAGGAGTCAGCTCGTGCTCGGCGATCATGAGCGTGTCACGGTGCACCTTGGCAACGACGGAGGCAGCCGCGATGGAGGCACAGTCGCGGTCACCCTTCACGCGTGTTCGCACGTCGAGGGGTGAGCGCAGGGTCGGCGTCAGATAATCGTGGCTTCCGTCGAGCAGCAGGACGCCGGAGGCGATGGCGAGTCCTTGTTCGTGCAGCAGCGCGAGCGCTCGTTTTGCCGCGAGGCCGAGAGCAGCGATGATGCCGAGGTCGTCGACTTCGCTGGGACTCGCGAGACCGACCGCGGAATGCAGAACCCACGATTCGACGACGGGCACGAGCGCGGTTCGCTTCTTCTCGCTGAGCATCTTCGAGTCGCGCAGCCCTTCGGGAATGCTCACGTGCGTGGCGTCGACGACGGCCATGCCGACAGCGACGGGCCCGGCGATGGCACCGCGCCCGACCTCATCGCACCCGATCACGAATGGCGCTCCCCCGCCGATCAGTTCGGTCTCGAGGTCGAGCGTTGGATCACAGACCACCATGAGAAGCTCGCTCAGCTCCCAGCATCCGGAATGCCGTCAAACGTCTCGGGGTAGTCACTGAGCCACTGCCACCGGTCGATGGGCCAGCTGATCACGAACGCGCGGCCGACGACGTTGTCGACGGGTACGTACCCCTTGCCCGGAGTGTTCCCGTTGTAGCGGGAGTCCTTTGAGTTGTAGCGGTTGTCGCCCATGACCCAGAGCGAATCGTCGGGAACCGTCACGTCGAACGACACCGCCGACACCGCTTGTGCCGATTGCGGGAGCAGCAGGTACGGTTCGTTCAGAGGAACACCGTTGACGCTCATCTGTCCGAGGGCGTTGCAGCAGGTGACGTGGTCCCCCGGCAACCCGATCACTCGTTTGATGAGATGGTCGTTGCTATCGCTCACCGAAAGCCCGACGGCGGTCATCAGACTGTCCCACGCGCTGACGATCCACGGGACATCCGCGGCAGGAGGAGGCGAGCTCAGCCATCCGCCGGGGTCTGTAAACACGACGACGTCACCGCGCTGGAGGTCGACGACGTCGGGAACCAGCTCGTTCACGATGATGCGGTCGTCGATCTGAAGCGTGTTCTCCATAGAACCGGAAGGAATGTAGAAGGAGCGGACGAGGAACGTCTTCACAAGGAACGACACGAGGAGCGCGACGAGCACGATGATCACGAGGTCGCGAAGGAATGCCAAGGCACCGCGCCGTCGTCTGCTTGCGGTGTCTTCCGCCGCCACTGATTCTTCTGTCATTAAACCGTCCGAGCTCCCCACCATTCTAGGTGGGGAGCTCGGCTGAATTTACCAACGGCGCGGATCAGTTGGCGCGCTTCTCGCGAATCTTCGCCTTCTTGCCGTGGAGGTTGCGCAGGTAGTAGATCTTCGCGCGACGCACGTCACCGCGTGTCACGAGCTCGATCTTGTCGACGACGGGCGAGTGCACGGGGAACGTACGCTCGACGCCGACCTGGAAGCTGACCTTGCGAACTGTGAAGGTCTCACGCACGCCGTGGCCCTGTCGTCCGATGACGGTGCCCTGGAAGACCTGAATACGCGAACGCGATCCCTCAATGATGTTCACGTGCACCTTGACGGTGTCACCGGGGCGAAAGTCAGGGATATCTGACTTGAGGGATGCTGCATCGACGCTGTCGAGGATGTGCATGGTCGTTCACTCTCTGCGCCCGCCACAGGTCGAGCACGAATCATTAGGTAAGTTGAAGGTGCGTGCCGTTTCGGAAAGTCCGGTGCGCGTAGGTTCCCCTGTGGCAGAACCGAGCCAAGGCACGAACGTCAATTCTGCCACGATTGTGCCCGCGACGCCAATTCGTCAGGCGCTCTTGTCGCGACGCCCTTCGTAGACGACGAACACGTCGTCGGACGACGGACGACCGTCGGTGCGCTCGCGCGACGAGTGCACCGTGCCGTGAGTCGGACCGCTCGCCATCGCCTCGAACTCCTTGAGGGTGTCGCGCGCCCTTCTCGTCACGCTGCGTACGAGCTCCCAGAGCGCGACCCAGAATGCCGTGAGGCCGAAGACCACTGTGAGCACGGCGAAGAGGGAGGCCGTCGGTCCGAAGCATCCAAACCCGACGATGCTCGCGTGCCATCCAAGCAGAATCGCCATGTCGATCCACGACACCGCGTTGTGGTTGCGCACTTCGGCCCGCCCATAGATGACGAGCGTCACAATGAGGAGGGCGACGAACAGAACGGGGGCGGCTACGACGACACCGACGAACGTCCACGCGCTCCCGCCCCAGATTCCCCAGCCGACGAAGAGCCACAGAGGAAGAAGCAGCACCGCGGCGAGTTGCCAGTAGTAGACGGCCCTGCGAAGAAACATGACTTCATGCTAGGGCGAGAGGCTGAGAGAACCACCCACGCCCACTGCGTACTGGCTGGCTGAAAGAATAGGGGACGGAGGACCACATGATCGAACTGAAAACGCCAGACGAAATCGAGCAGATGCGACCCGCCGGACGCTTCGTCGCTGAGACGCTGACGGCGCTGGCCGACGCCGCGGATGTCGGCGTCAATCTGCTGGAGCTTGACCGGCTCGCCCACGATCGAATTCGCGCAGCCGGCGCCGAGTCGTGCTATATCGACTATCACCCGTCGTTCGGAGCCATGCCGTTCGGCAAAGTGCTCTGCACGTCTGTGAACGATGCGGTGCTCCACGGTCTTCCGCACGACTATCGGCTGCGCGACGGAGACCTGCTGAGCGTCGACTTCGCAGCATCCGTCAACGGCTGGGTCGCCGACTCGGCCCTCAGCGTCATCGTCGGCACGCCGCGTGACGAAGACGCACGGCTCATCGACGTGACGATGCGGGCCCTCGACGCGGGTGTTGCTGCTGCACGCACCGGGTCGAAGATCGGCGACATCTCGGCCGCGATTGCCCAGGTCGCTCGCGGCGCGGGCTATTCGATCAACACGGACTTCGGGGGTCACGGCGTCGGGCGCACGATGCACGGCGACCCGCACATTCCGAACGACGGGCGCGCTGGCCGCGGCTACCCGCTGCGCCCCGGCCTGGTCGTCGCGATCGAACCGTGGTTTCTGCAGTCGACAGACAAGATCGTCACGGATGCTGACGGGTGGACGCTCCGCAGCGCGGACGGTTCGCGAGGCGCCCATATGGAGCACACGATCGCCATCACCGAAGACGGGCCGCTCGTTCTCACCGCGCGCTGATGTCCCGCGCGACGATGAGGTCGTCGACGAGCGCCGCAAAGGCCGCGTCTCGCTGAGCCTCTTCTCGCACGCGAAGAACGGCTGAGGGGTGGGTCGTCACGACGACGCTCTGGTCGCGGCCGTCCGCGACCAGCGGGTGTCCGCGTTCGGCTGTCACCTTCGTCGGGCGTCCGAGCACGGCGCGTCCGGCCGTCGCGCCGAGGCATACGATGACGTCGGGGTCGACCGCGCGCAGTTCAGCGTCGAGCCATGGATGACACGCGACGATATGGCCGACCGCCGGCTTCTCGTGGATGCGCTTCTTGCCACGTTGTGCATGACGAAAATGCTTGACGGCATTCGTGAGATACGCATCACTCCGAGCAATGCCTGCCGCGTCAAGGGCTCGATCGAGAAGGCATCCCGCCGGGCCGACGAACGGCTCGCCCTCGACGTCCTCGCGGTCTCCGGGCTGCTCCCCCACGAACATGAGCGCGGCGCTCCTCGTTCCAGACGAGAACACGGCTTGAGTAGTATCCCGCCACAGTTCGCAGCCGCGGCAATCCTGAACGGCCGCGCGCAGGCGACGCAGCTCGACCGTGTTCGGCACCCACTCGTCAGCTCCCGGACGCTCTGGCTCACTCATGGGGCGAGTGTAAGTCGCCGCCCGCCCACGCGGCGACGGCTTGACAGCAGCTTAGTCAGCGAGCAGATCAGGGCGGACGCGCCGCGTTCGCTCAAGCTGCTGCTCGTGACGCCAGGCATCAACGGCCGCATGGTTTCCGCTCAGGAGCACGGGAGGCACGTCGAGGTCGCGCCAGCGAGACGGCTTTGTGTAGCTGGGGTACTCGAGGAGTCCGTCTTCGTGGGACTCCTGCACGAGGCTTTCGGGGTTTCCCACGACGCCGGGCAGAAGCCGGCCGATGGCCTCGATCATGGCCATGACCGCGACCTCTCCCCCATTGAGAACATAGTCACCGAGGCTCACCAGCCTCATTCGAGCACGCGACGCCGTGTGGTCGAAGACGCGCTGGTCGATACCCTCATAGCGTCCGCACCCGAACACGAGGTGCGATTCTTCTGCGAGCTCACGCGCAGTTCTCTGGGTGAACACTTCGCCGGCCGGCGAGGGGAAGATCACAAGAGGGTCGTCGGAGTCCGTGAGAACTTCATCGAGGGCCTCTCCCCATGGCTCCGGTTTCATGACCATTCCGGCACCCCCGCCATAGGGTGTGTCATCGACGGTTCGATGCCGGTCGTGTGTGTAATCGCGCAGGTCATGCACGCCGAGATCGATCAGTCCGCTCTGACGTGCCCGCCCCAGCAGCGAGATGTCGAGGGCCCCGAAGTACTCGGGAAAGATCGTGACGATATCGAAGCGCATCATGTGAGTCTAAGCGGGCACCGCCGAGAGGTCGCCGTTTAGTCGGACTCCGTCGTTTCGGCGTCGTCCGGGATCTCCTCGAAGAGGCCAGCAGGCGGCGTCACGACGACGCTGCCGTTGTCGATGTCGACCGTCGGCACGATGTCAGCGACGAAGGGCACCATGACCTCGCCGCCGGGCGTCTCGACGATCAGCAGGTCCTGGGAGGGAAGATGATCGACGCGGCTCACAGAGCCGACCTCTGCACCATCCCTGAGGACACGAAGACCGACGAGCTGGTGGTCGTACCAGGCGTTGTCCTCGGCTGGCTGCTCGGTGTCGTCGGTCCAGAGGATGGCTTTGACGAGTGACTCGGCCGCCGTGCGGTCGGTCACTCCCTCGAAGAACGCCACGGGCGAGCCGTTGTACCAGCGCAGCTCCGTGAGCACGATCGACGAACCGTGCCACGGAGAAGACGCGGGAACCTGAAGGCTGAACGCTGCTCCGGGAACAAACCGGCGATCCGGATCGTCCGTGTACAGCTCGAGCTTGAGCGCGCCCTTCAGACCATGCGCCTTGGTCAGCCGCCCGACGCGGAGCGCTGTGTGACGAGGATCGTGCGATGCCACGTCAGTTGTCGGTATCGACAACGTCGACACGAACACGCGAGCCGTCAGCGAGAGCGCCGACGACCGTGCGCAGTGCTTTGGCCGTGCGGCCCGAGCGACCGATGACACGGCCGAGGTCCTCGGGGTTCACGCGAACCTCGAGGACCTCGCCGCGCGAGGTGCTCTTGGCAAGGACGTTCACGTCGTCGGGATTGTCGACGATTCCCTTGACGAGGTGTTCCAGAGCGGGAGCGAGCAAGACTAGGCCTGCTCCTCGGCCGGTGCTTCGGCGTCGCCCGCTGCATCGTCGGCAGGCTTCTCGGCTGGCTTCTCGGCCTTGGGCTTGAGCACCGGCTTCTTCTTCTCGTCAGCAACGAACTCGGTCTTTGCCTCGGGCGACTTCACCGTCGAAACGGCATCCTTGTCTCCCTTGAAGATTCCCCAGTCGCCCGTGAGCTTGAGGAGTGCTTCTACCTGCTCCGTCGGCTGCGCACCGACCGAGAGCCAGTACTGCGCGCGCTCCGAGTCGACCT
This DNA window, taken from Paramicrobacterium agarici, encodes the following:
- a CDS encoding RNA-binding protein, producing MLAPALEHLVKGIVDNPDDVNVLAKSTSRGEVLEVRVNPEDLGRVIGRSGRTAKALRTVVGALADGSRVRVDVVDTDN
- the rpsP gene encoding 30S ribosomal protein S16, with translation MAVKIRLKRLGKIRAPFYRIVVADSRTKRDGRVIEEIGKYHPTEEPSLIEVDSERAQYWLSVGAQPTEQVEALLKLTGDWGIFKGDKDAVSTVKSPEAKTEFVADEKKKPVLKPKAEKPAEKPADDAAGDAEAPAEEQA